From a region of the Corallococcus coralloides DSM 2259 genome:
- a CDS encoding MBL fold metallo-hydrolase — protein sequence MPTVSDSARSAGLRLERSRASRQFEGHGFRNTAPVGAGIQGGTLPLLGEYFFGGTQRTPPAPLPVDDPRGTWARAPDTGLRVTWLGHSTMLLEVDGARVLTDPVFGNRVSPVSFAGPKRFHATPVSLDALPDLDAVLVSHDHFDHLCRSTIQALAKRRVPFVTALGVGRHLEAFGVAPELITELDWWEEHRVGPVSFRAAPAQHFSGRGLGDRNKTLWASWVLTTDKHRLFFSGDTGLTTEFEEIGRRYGPFDLVMLEVGAFHPSWGSIHLGPENALKAHAMLGGGTLMPVHWGTFNLALHAWDEPVETLVKLATEQQVRLFTPGLGRSLEPSRVEGVTPWWRDVGEPRLVPRLAP from the coding sequence ATGCCCACCGTCAGTGACAGCGCGCGCAGCGCGGGACTCCGCCTCGAACGCAGCCGGGCCTCCCGTCAGTTCGAGGGGCACGGCTTCCGCAACACCGCCCCCGTGGGGGCCGGCATCCAAGGGGGCACGCTGCCCCTCCTGGGCGAATACTTCTTCGGCGGCACGCAGCGCACGCCGCCCGCGCCGCTGCCGGTGGATGATCCGCGCGGCACCTGGGCCCGCGCGCCGGACACCGGCCTGCGCGTCACCTGGCTGGGCCACAGCACGATGCTGCTGGAGGTGGACGGGGCGCGCGTGCTGACCGACCCCGTCTTCGGCAACCGGGTCTCGCCCGTGTCCTTCGCGGGCCCCAAGCGCTTCCACGCCACGCCCGTGTCGCTGGACGCGCTGCCAGACCTGGACGCGGTGCTGGTGTCGCACGACCACTTCGACCACCTGTGCCGGAGCACCATCCAGGCGCTGGCGAAGCGGCGGGTGCCCTTCGTCACCGCGCTGGGCGTGGGACGCCACCTGGAGGCCTTCGGCGTGGCGCCGGAGCTCATCACCGAGCTGGACTGGTGGGAGGAGCACCGCGTGGGTCCGGTGTCCTTCCGCGCGGCGCCCGCGCAGCACTTCTCCGGCCGCGGCCTGGGCGACCGCAACAAGACGCTGTGGGCGTCGTGGGTGCTCACCACGGACAAGCACCGGCTGTTCTTCAGCGGCGACACCGGCCTCACGACGGAGTTCGAGGAGATTGGCCGGCGATACGGCCCCTTCGACCTGGTGATGCTGGAGGTGGGCGCGTTCCACCCGAGCTGGGGCAGCATCCACCTGGGCCCGGAGAACGCGCTCAAGGCGCACGCGATGCTGGGCGGCGGCACGCTGATGCCGGTGCACTGGGGCACCTTCAACCTGGCGCTGCACGCGTGGGACGAGCCCGTGGAGACGCTGGTGAAGCTGGCCACGGAGCAGCAGGTGCGCCTCTTCACGCCGGGCCTGGGCCGGAGCCTGGAGCCCTCGCGCGTGGAGGGCGTGACGCCGTGGTGGCGCGACGTGGGCGAGCCGCGCCTCGTGCCCCGGCTGGCGCCATGA
- a CDS encoding glycoside hydrolase family protein, whose protein sequence is MRPSPRLPVALSLAVLLSPLVACDPAAGKPSKPEDPAPGVTKSAKRGLGYGYHSAEDLKALSPGMSWWYNWSPKPESGAASVYVSEKVSFVPMAWGGTPTVAQLESEIPAGAQVLLGFNEPNFKSQANKTPRQAAALWPVLEEVARRKGLKLVSPAVNYCGDCVSEDGVTFTDPVVYLDAFFKACANCQVDAIAIHWYACDVGALKWYVEKFKKYNKPLWLTEFACGDRPHNEITVDVQKKYMVDAIGYLEAEPAIERYAWFSGRNNEIPSINLLGASGELTELGRLYVTLAAGAAQQSP, encoded by the coding sequence ATGCGCCCCTCCCCCCGGCTCCCCGTCGCGCTGTCCCTGGCCGTTTTGCTGTCGCCGCTCGTGGCGTGCGACCCCGCGGCCGGGAAGCCTTCCAAGCCAGAGGATCCGGCCCCCGGCGTGACGAAGAGCGCGAAGCGGGGACTCGGGTATGGCTATCACTCGGCGGAGGACCTGAAGGCGCTCTCCCCGGGGATGAGCTGGTGGTACAACTGGTCGCCCAAGCCGGAGAGCGGCGCGGCCAGCGTCTACGTTTCGGAGAAGGTCTCCTTCGTGCCCATGGCCTGGGGCGGCACGCCCACGGTGGCCCAGCTCGAGTCGGAGATTCCCGCGGGCGCGCAGGTCCTGCTGGGGTTCAACGAGCCCAACTTCAAGTCGCAGGCGAACAAGACGCCCCGCCAGGCCGCGGCGCTCTGGCCCGTGCTGGAGGAGGTGGCCCGCCGCAAGGGGCTCAAGCTGGTGTCCCCGGCGGTGAACTACTGCGGCGACTGCGTGTCGGAGGACGGCGTCACCTTCACCGACCCCGTGGTGTACCTGGATGCCTTCTTCAAAGCCTGCGCGAACTGTCAGGTGGATGCCATTGCCATCCACTGGTACGCGTGCGACGTGGGCGCGCTCAAGTGGTACGTGGAGAAGTTCAAGAAGTACAACAAGCCCCTCTGGCTGACGGAGTTCGCCTGCGGTGACCGGCCGCACAACGAAATCACCGTGGACGTGCAGAAGAAGTACATGGTGGATGCCATTGGCTATCTGGAGGCGGAGCCCGCCATCGAGCGCTACGCGTGGTTCTCCGGGCGCAACAATGAAATCCCCTCCATCAACCTGCTGGGCGCCTCCGGCGAGCTGACCGAGCTGGGCCGCCTGTACGTCACGCTCGCCGCCGGGGCCGCACAGCAGTCACCCTGA